The Magnolia sinica isolate HGM2019 chromosome 3, MsV1, whole genome shotgun sequence genome includes the window GTTCCTTTATCCTACTGGGGCAatctgatgagtggattagaTGGTACATATACAAAACGTTGGGCCCCAAAAACAGTTGGGGAGGTTTTAGTGGTAGGGTGTcttctcccaactgtttcctgtggggtAGCGTAAGAGAGTTTCTGTTATGACTCATGGCCCCATGGCCTAACATTGAAGGGCACATCTAATGGGCCAAATCGATCCAAATCACAATTTAGGTGGGAACCACAGCAGACCCATCACCAATGACTTGCAGATAAAGAAGCATAGAACTTATGAGATTTGCCGAACCACATGCATGTGCACAGATCCCACACTTGCAGACCTGGCATGTGTGTGACACATCAGAACCATGCATTAACAGTCTCCAATTCATATGATCCCCCAAGTTTCTATTGTGTTAGCAAAGCTCAGACAGAAGTACACAGTCTAAAACATACTCAAAGCTCAAcacataaaagataaaataataaaaacagcAAGATACAATAACAGAATAGTTGTAAACGTATTTGTAACATCAGAGATTTGAGTAGGGTTTAGGGATCCCTTTTTCACTAGTGGACGGATAAGGGATTCCCGCCTCCATATTGCCTACGGACCTCCAAGTAAGTTTGTGCAACACGTTCCGAATCATGGTTGATCCATTCAAACTTCTCCATGAAAGGATTGACTAGGGTTTCGGGAGGGTACTGATCAATGCAATCTGCCCAAGCATTCCTGTCGTCCAAATCCCTTGCCACCTCCCACAGGCAGCTGTTGCACAAGAAACCAGCTCCAAAGCCAATCATCAAAACCCTATTCCCCTTCTTAAGCCTCCTTTTTGCCTCCATGTAAGCCAACACATACCAAAGGTTACCAGCAGATGTGTTACCGAATCGGTGAAGCGTCATCCTTGCCGGCTCTAGATCATGCTGACTCAGCTTCAGGCTCCTTCCCACTCCTTCGATGACCGCCGTCCCACCAGCATGGATGCAGAAATGATCTATGCCGGTCTTGAAATTCACACATGCAGTCCCATCTCCTTGGAGGATATTGCCCTTCTTTTTTATAAGGCAAAAGACGTAACGGAGTAATTCCGTTACGGGTAAAACCCTAGGAGCCAATGATCTAAGGTTCTCAACCAAAGCCCGTGTAGCAGCCTTTGGTAGACCTTTGCTGAGGCACATACCAACGTAACCCATGTGGTCCTCAATTTGCATAGCACATCCATACGCATCATCATTCGCTCCTAGGTGGGTCTGGACCAGACACCTCAAACGGAACTTTGCTCGGTTTCTAAGATCAGGGTTGTTCGTTAAGAGAATAGAACACCCACCGCAGCGAAAGAGGCAATTGGCAACCATCATCGACCTGTTGTTGCCGCCATACCAATTAGGTCCGATTGATTCTGTTGAGACAATGATAGCCAGCATCTTCCGGTGAGTTTTGAAGATGTTTCGCACGATTTCGATTGCTACACCACTCGCACTGCAACCCATTCCAGAGAGGTTGTATACTTTGACGTCCTCCCTCATCTTGTAATGGTTTATTATCCTTGCAGCAAGAGAAGGGACAGGACAGAGCATGGAAACATTCACGATGAGGACGTCAATGTCTGTTGGAAGGAAACCCGAATTTGCGAAGAGGTCGTCCAGAGTAGCAGTAAAGCAATCGTCCATCTCGGAGTTTCCATCATCGAGGGTTGTGGGTTCTTCTCCTTTTGCAGAGACGATCTTTCTTGGACCGTAGGTCTCTTCGCCGAAGCCAGACCTCACGATGATCTTGAGGAGGAACCTATAATCGTCGATAGCCAAGTTCTTGTTTCGCATGACAATCTCGCCACAGAGATCTGTGTTGAGCTTCTGATCATCTGACGGTTTGTAGCATGCATAGTCGAGGATGTAGCAGTTTTGGTTCCTCCATTGATCATACAACTTCCAGAAGAGATACAACGAATAAAGAGTAATAAATGCACTGAGTAGCATGAAGATCTCCATGGGAGAGAGCGAGGGGCGTTGGGgtacgggagagagagagagatctttttCACGTGGAAGCTATGAGATGGGGAGGACACTATGGAAAGGCTTttctaatgcaatgcatgaagagATAAGGTGGGAAGTGACAAGTGAAGAGAAAACGTCGGTATTTATAGCCGTTTCATAAGAGGGGCGTCCACGTCCATAGTTCAAAAAACCAAAAACCCAAAAGTCGCGAGGGTCTGACACTAggaggcggattgcgtactgacagcaTCAGTTGCGAGGTGAATACTGACGGTGCTACGTGGTCTCTGTATTCTTTCTCTCCTATTATTTAGTCTATTTTATAGCATTAACCCAAGAATGACGCAGATCCTAATCTGATATGAACCGCAGCAAAGAGAGGTAATTGAACACTCCCCGTTAGAAACTTACGAGGGACCACAAAGTTTCAAattaagctgatatctgtgttttcttttcatcccaGGCGTGCATGAACTACTTaataagttagatgacaaataaatattacagcgaGCCCTTaccaagtttttaacggtgggcattcaatctcgtctattttcttgtgatgtggttgaCTCAAGATTTAGATATCCCTTATTTTTGAGCTCCTTCCCTataattatttggaaaaatagataaacggcttggataaaacacacacacacacatgtatatatatccCACGGTCATTAGCCACATCGCTAGTGACGCTGTACTCAATCCGCGTCCCTGACGCACGATTAGATGTCCGGCCGGGATGGGTGGACCGGAACTCGATATTTATTACTTGAATGAAAAATCTTcataagggtgcgtttggttccACCATATATCAAATGGATTGATGCAGCGGAGATCACACggtcatcacggtgggccccacagcacggCAAGAGGGGGATAGGAAAGTCGTGTACCACGGGATTCTCCGAAGATTAGAAGGCCTGTGT containing:
- the LOC131240484 gene encoding 3-ketoacyl-CoA synthase 3-like, whose product is MEIFMLLSAFITLYSLYLFWKLYDQWRNQNCYILDYACYKPSDDQKLNTDLCGEIVMRNKNLAIDDYRFLLKIIVRSGFGEETYGPRKIVSAKGEEPTTLDDGNSEMDDCFTATLDDLFANSGFLPTDIDVLIVNVSMLCPVPSLAARIINHYKMREDVKVYNLSGMGCSASGVAIEIVRNIFKTHRKMLAIIVSTESIGPNWYGGNNRSMMVANCLFRCGGCSILLTNNPDLRNRAKFRLRCLVQTHLGANDDAYGCAMQIEDHMGYVGMCLSKGLPKAATRALVENLRSLAPRVLPVTELLRYVFCLIKKKGNILQGDGTACVNFKTGIDHFCIHAGGTAVIEGVGRSLKLSQHDLEPARMTLHRFGNTSAGNLWYVLAYMEAKRRLKKGNRVLMIGFGAGFLCNSCLWEVARDLDDRNAWADCIDQYPPETLVNPFMEKFEWINHDSERVAQTYLEVRRQYGGGNPLSVH